In one Misgurnus anguillicaudatus chromosome 1, ASM2758022v2, whole genome shotgun sequence genomic region, the following are encoded:
- the lrig3 gene encoding leucine-rich repeats and immunoglobulin-like domains protein 3, whose product MSQPARAVSLALFYLLCCGFKVIHGHSEPDSCPSVCSCTGTLADCSRLKHGRSVERLPAWITRLDLSHNKLRVFPEALFTSLTHLSEKKLNNNEFESIPDLGSNAGNLSSLILANNKISRISSEQLSSLTALETLDLNNNNIIEVRPGSFPPLPLKNLFLNSNRISVLEHGCFSNLSTTLLVLQLNKNRLNSIPAKIFQLPHLQHLELSRNRVRRVEGLTFQGLHNLSSLKIQKNGITRLMDGAFWGLSNMTVLHLEFNNLTEVNKRWLYGLLALQQLHLSHNTISRIKPDSWESCQKLAQLDLSWNELSRLDEGSFMGLSVLEQLSAGNNHISFIADGAFRGLTSLQTLDLKSNEISWTIEDMNGPFSALDKLRKLFLQGNQIRSVTRKSFTGLNLLELLDLSNNAIMSLQANAFSQMSRLSELHLNTSSLLCDCQLKWFSLWVAEHLFLPLVNASCAHPLTLKGQSVFTVGQDEFVCDDLPKPQIIIQPETQSAIKGTNVTFVCSAASSSDSPMTFAWKKDNEIVNDAEIHNQAHVRPQTGELSEVTEYTTMLQLRAVEFSSEGKYQCVISNQFGSSYSTKAKLTVNMLPHFTKMPMDLTIRAGAMARLECAASGHPSPQIAWQKDGGTDFPAARERRMHVMPKDDVFFIVDVKTEDIGVYSCTAQNAAGAISANATLTVLETPSFLRPLMDRTVVKGETAVLQCIAGGSPPPRLNWTKDDSPLLVTERHFFAAGNQLLIVVDAAEADAGTYTCEMSNALGTERGNVRLAVLPNPNCESGGAGGGALGSRSPGGMEDDGWTTVGIVIIAVVCCVVGTSLVWVVIIYHTRRRNEDCSVTNTDETNLPADIPSYLSSQGTLAERQDSYVPSDNSSAHQYISTSVGGFYIPPKDLNSLCQLDTGSEADMEAAIDPLLCQYQGLRRGNQYSTDMPESYNDPPLVCRDSYSSYRMRDFYTCGSSSLPSEPFDHVMQLSAAGQMDRSCVDDCERGFDLTRSSSGSYMGTFGKAPWRPQQELCSYNRVDLHENPYTASDPEEEHTGHVLTHNTTTDPHASLYEQPFDDRTIESFPTHQTS is encoded by the exons GGACCTGAGCCACAACAAGTTACGTGTGTTTCCTGAAGCCCTGTTCACCAGCCTGACACACCTCAGTGAA AAAAAACTGAACAATAATGAGTTTGAGTCGATACCAGATTTGGGTTCAAACGCAGGAAACCTGAGCAGTCTGATTCT AGCAAACAACAAAATCTCAAGAATATCATCTGAACAGCTCAGTTCACTGACTGCCCTGGAAACACTGGACCTTAACAACAATAATATAATAGAAGTGCGACCCGGGTCTTTTCCTCCACTTCCTCTCAAAAACCT GTTCCTGAACAGTAACCGAATCTCTGTTCTGGAGCACGGCTGTTTCAGTAATCTGTCCACGACACTGCTGGTCTTACAACTCAACAAAAACCGTCTGAACTCCATCCCGGCCAAAATCTTTCAGCTTCCCCACCTGCAGCACCT CGAGCTGAGCAGGAACCGCGTACGACGAGTCGAGGGTTTGACGTTTCAGGGGCTTCACAACCTGAGCTCGCTGAAGATCCAGAAGAACGGCATCACTCGACTCATGGACGGAGCCTTCTGGGGTCTCAGTAACATGACAGTGCT CCATCTGGAGTTTAATAATCTGACAGAGGTCAATAAGAGATGGCTTTACGGTCTTCTCGCACTACAGCAGCTCCATCTCTCACACAACACCATCAGTCGTATTAAACCTGACTCATGGGAGTCCTGCCAGAAACTCGCCCAGCT GGATCTGAGCTGGAATGAGTTGAGCCGTCTGGACGAGGGAAGTTTTATGGGTCTCAGTGTTCTGGAACAGCTGAGCGCTGGAAACAATCATATCAGCTTCATCGCAGACGGAGCGTTCAGAGGTCTGACCAGCCTACAGACACT AGACCTGAAGAGTAATGAGATCTCGTGGACTATTGAGGACATGAATGGACCGTTCTCTGCTCTGGACAAGTTGAGAAAACT GTTCCTCCAAGGGAATCAGATCCGATCTGTCACCAGGAAATCCTTCACAGGACTGAACCTGCTGGAGCTACT ggatttgagcaacaaTGCCATCATGTCACTACAAGCTAACGCTTTCTCTCAGATGAGTCGACTCTCAGAACT GCACCTGAACACATCCAGTCTGTTGTGTGACTGCCAGCTGAAGTGGTTTTCTCTGTGGGTGGCCGAACATTTGTTTCTTCCGCTGGTGAACGCCAGCTGCGCCCATCCGCTTACACTGAAGGGCCAAAGCGTCTTCACTGTTGGTCAGGATGAGTTTGTGTGTG ATGATTTGCCCAAACCTCAGATAATCATCCAGCCGGAGACGCAATCGGCCATCAAAGGCACCAACGTGACGTTCGTTTGCTCGGCCGCCAGCTCCAGCGACTCGCCCATGACTTTTGCATGGAAGAAGGACAACGAAATTGTGAATGACGCAGAGATCCATAACCAGGCTCATGTTAGACCTCAGACTGGAGAGCTGAGCGAGGTGACCGAATACACCACCATGCTGCAGCTCCGAGCCGTCGAGTTCTCTAGCGAGGGCAAATACCAGTGCGTCATCTCTAACCAATTTGGATCATCATACTCGACCAAAGCCAAACTGACCGTCAACA TGCTGCCACACTTCACGAAAATGCCGATGGATTTGACGATTCGGGCTGGGGCCATGGCCCGCCTGGAGTGCGCTGCTAGTGGACATCCGTCACCTCAGATCGCCTGGCAGAAAGATGGTGGAACCGATTTCCCAGCAGCTCGTGAGCGACGTATGCACGTCATGCCGAAAGACGACGTGTTCTTCATCGTGGATGTAAAGACAGAAGACATCGGCGTGTACAGTTGTACGGCTCAGAACGCAGCTGGGGCAATTTCTGCTAATGCTACGCTAACTGTTCTGG AAACACCATCATTCCTGAGACCTCTGATGGATCGTACCGTGGTAAAGGGTGAGACGGCAGTGCTGCAGTGTATCGCAGGCGGGAGTCCTCCTCCACGACTTAACTGGACCAAAGACGACAGCCCTCTTCTCGTCACGGAGCGACACTTCTTTGCCGCTGGAAACCAGTTGCTAATCGTCGTGGATGCCGCGGAGGCCGACGCAGGAACCTACACGTGCGAGATGTCCAATGCGCTGGGCACCGAGCGAGGAAACGTACGACTGGCGGTCCTCCCCAATCCCAACTGTGAGTCGGGCGGAGCCGGCGGGGGAGCGCTGGGCTCCAGATCGCCCGGAGGGATGGAGGACGACGGCTGGACCACAGTGGGAATCGTGATCATCGCGGTGGTCTGCTGCGTGGTGGGCACATCTCTGGTGTGGGTGGTGATCATATATCACACACGTAGACGCAACGAGGACTGCAGCGTCACCAACACGG ATGAGACGAATCTGCCCGCAGACATCCCCAGCTATCTGTCATCACAAGGGACGTTAGCAGAGCGTCAGGACAGTTATGTTCCATCAGACAACAGTAGCGCTCATCAGTACATCAGCACTTCAGTCGGAGGATTTTACATCCCACCCAAAGATTTAAACA GTCTCTGTCAGTTGGACACAGGCAGTGAAGCCGATATGGAGGCAGCGATTGACCCACTGCTGTGTCAGTATCAGGGGCTGCGACGAGGAAACCAATATAGCACCGACATGCCTGAGTCTTACAACG aTCCACCGCTGGTCTGTAGAGACTCGTACAGCAGCTATCGGATGAGAGATTTTTATACCTGCGGCTCCTCCTCACTTCCCAGCGAACCCTTCGATCATGTGATGCAGCTCTCGGCCGCTGGGCAGATGGATCGCTCATGTGTGGATGACTGCGAGCGAGGTTTTGATCTGACCCGAAGCTCCTCTGGGTCTTACATGG GCACATTTGGTAAAGCCCCATGGAGACCCCAGCAGGAGCTCTGCTCTTATAACAGAGTTGATCTTCATGAGAATCCATACACGGCCTCTGATCCTGAGGAGGAACACACGGGTCACGTGCTCACCCACAATACTACGACAGACCCACACGCAAGTTTGTACGAGCAGCCCTTTGATGACAGGACTATAGAGAGTTTTCCCACTCATCAGACGAGCTGA